One Carassius carassius chromosome 28, fCarCar2.1, whole genome shotgun sequence genomic window carries:
- the hic1 gene encoding hypermethylated in cancer 1 protein isoform X2, whose amino-acid sequence MLDAMEVPSHARHLLLQLNTQRTKGFLCDVIIVVQNALFRAHKNILAASSLYLKSLVVHDNLINLDHEMVSPGVFRVILDYIYTGRLSEGDPTSPTEPNIGAVLAAASYLQLLDLVTLCKKKLKRNGKYHLRPTPGFLPYKIGSSGVGVGRFRISTPVIHSCHPGGLVSTPRPTPLEDLPPLPLAPHVGEIYAPVTTQGPPPYPPGKASLSPQSGLRMPPNDRNCSSVFGLDLSKKSPCSQSQLPSGHPHLISSLHPEEEPEGELDQSTSPLLSPNDGSRKMETAHHVGSLTPHPFPLPNHPLAPHLPHLHRPQGQEPYPCAPSPEPMEDSREQVRDGSNIYRWVKNEPSNPEDEDEEDEEDGSGGMGEQDKERHQHMNHHKNSEEKLNMNERGYDRGTCDDGEDENGTGSEETGSSEGRPSPPVPGGRYHMPYEPESFGDNLYVCIPCDKGFPSSEQLNAHVETHTEEELNNGSELDNSNKPTNVHGPTSLNSSRGLHSPFLDSKSTQNLHSIGLGEIIRPYRCSSCDKSYKDPATLRQHEKTHWLTRPYPCSICGKKFTQRGTMTRHMRSHLGLKPFACDACGMRFTRQYRLTEHMRIHSGEKPYECQVCGGKFAQQRNLISHMKMHSSGTAGGGLTPDGKLKIDFSEGIYPLSKYTAEHLGLKQEKTSDLLTASQHLLADAKAMESLYPLSKLAVEHLGLTHNKIDILNQPLPPTSQQLSADSRTIDRYSPS is encoded by the coding sequence ATGCTGGATGCCATGGAAGTTCCAAGTCATGCTAGGCACCTCCTCTTGCAGTTGAACACACAACGAACCAAAGGCTTCTTGTGTGATGTTATCATTGTCGTGCAGAATGCACTGTTTCGTGCTCACAAGAACATCCTGGCAGCCAGTAGCCTCTACCTTAAATCTCTTGTCGTTCATGACAACCTTATCAATCTGGACCATGAGATGGTCAGTCCAGGTGTGTTTCGAGTCATTCTTGACTATATCTACACAGGACGCTTAAGTGAAGGTGACCCCACCTCTCCAACTGAGCCAAATATAGGAGCAGTGCTGGCGGCAGCAAGTTATCTGCAGCTGCTGGATCTGGTGACTCTATGCAAGAAGAAGCTGAAGAGAAATGGGAAGTACCATTTACGTCCTACTCCTGGGTTTTTACCTTACAAGATAGGCTCCAGTGGTGTGGGGGTAGGACGGTTTCGAATATCTACCCCTGTCATCCACTCCTGCCACCCTGGAGGATTAGTTAGCACCCCTCGACCTACGCCATTAGAGGACCTGCCCCCCCTCCCACTTGCCCCCCACGTCGGCGAAATTTATGCACCAGTTACCACCCAGGGTCCACCACCTTACCCACCAGGAAAAGCATCCCTGTCACCCCAGTCAGGCCTGCGCATGCCCCCTAATGACAGGAACTGCTCGTCCGTCTTTGGCCTTGACCTGTCCAAGAAAAGTCCATGTTCCCAGTCCCAGCTTCCCTCTGGTCACCCCCATTTGATCTCCTCACTTCACCCAGAAGAGGAGCCAGAGGGGGAGCTAGATCAAAGCACTAGTCCCCTGCTCAGTCCCAACGATGGCTCCAGAAAAATGGAGACAGCCCATCATGTGGGGTCTCTCACCCCACACCCCTTCCCCCTACCCAACCATCCTCTTGCACCCCATCTTCCCCATCTGCACCGTCCTCAGGGCCAAGAACCTTACCCCTGCGCTCCTAGCCCAGAACCCATGGAGGACTCCAGAGAACAAGTCCGAGATGGGTCCAACATCTATCGGTGGGTGAAGAATGAGCCTTCTAACCcagaggatgaagatgaggaagacgAAGAGGATGGGAGTGGAGGAATGGGTGAGCAGGATAAAGAGAGACACCAGCACATGAATCACCATAAGAACAGCGAGGAAAAGCTGAACATGAATGAGCGGGGTTATGACAGAGGGACCTGCGATGATGGAGAGGATGAGAATGGGACTGGCAGCGAAGAGACAGGGAGCAGTGAGGGTCGCCCGTCTCCCCCTGTTCCGGGTGGAAGATATCACATGCCGTACGAGCCAGAGAGTTTCGGAGATAACTTGTACGTGTGCATCCCCTGCGACAAAGGCTTCCCCAGCTCAGAGCAGCTCAATGCCCATGTGGAAACCCATACTGAGGAGGAGCTAAACAATGGGAGCGAGCTGGACAACAGCAACAAACCCACCAATGTCCATGGTCCTACAAGCTTGAATAGCTCTAGAGGCCTCCACAGTCCTTTCCTAGATAGCAAATCGACGCAAAATCTCCATTCCATTGGTCTCGGGGAGATCATTCGACCCTATCGCTGTTCATCATGTGACAAGTCTTATAAAGATCCTGCCACCCTAAGGCAACATGAGAAAACCCACTGGCTGACACGCCCATATCCCTGTAGCATCTGTGGCAAGAAGTTTACCCAGCGTGGTACTATGACACGCCACATGCGCAGCCATTTGGGCCTAAAACCCTTTGCCTGTGATGCCTGCGGCATGCGCTTTACTCGCCAGTACCGTCTGACAGAACACATGCGCATCCACTCTGGAGAGAAACCCTACGAGTGCCAGGTGTGCGGGGGCAAGTTTGCTCAGCAGCGCAACCTTATCAGTCACATGAAGATGCACAGCAGCGGAACAGCTGGTGGAGGACTTACTCCTGACGGCAAGCTGAAGATAGACTTCTCTGAGGGGATTTATCCTCTGAGCAAGTACACAGCTGAGCATCTGGGTCTGAAGCAGGAGAAAACCTCAGACCTTCTCACAGCCTCTCAGCACCTGCTGGCTGACGCCAAAGCCATGGAGAGCCTCTACCCACTGTCAAAGCTGGCTGTAGAACACCTCGGCCTCACCCACAACAAGATAGACATCCTGAACCAGCCACTGCCACCCACTTCGCAGCAGCTCTCGGCAGACTCCCGCACCATTGACCGCTACTCTCCTAGCTAG
- the hic1 gene encoding hypermethylated in cancer 1 protein isoform X1, with the protein MIIKGDFDRMAEEIGHPGIGLKSMLDAMEVPSHARHLLLQLNTQRTKGFLCDVIIVVQNALFRAHKNILAASSLYLKSLVVHDNLINLDHEMVSPGVFRVILDYIYTGRLSEGDPTSPTEPNIGAVLAAASYLQLLDLVTLCKKKLKRNGKYHLRPTPGFLPYKIGSSGVGVGRFRISTPVIHSCHPGGLVSTPRPTPLEDLPPLPLAPHVGEIYAPVTTQGPPPYPPGKASLSPQSGLRMPPNDRNCSSVFGLDLSKKSPCSQSQLPSGHPHLISSLHPEEEPEGELDQSTSPLLSPNDGSRKMETAHHVGSLTPHPFPLPNHPLAPHLPHLHRPQGQEPYPCAPSPEPMEDSREQVRDGSNIYRWVKNEPSNPEDEDEEDEEDGSGGMGEQDKERHQHMNHHKNSEEKLNMNERGYDRGTCDDGEDENGTGSEETGSSEGRPSPPVPGGRYHMPYEPESFGDNLYVCIPCDKGFPSSEQLNAHVETHTEEELNNGSELDNSNKPTNVHGPTSLNSSRGLHSPFLDSKSTQNLHSIGLGEIIRPYRCSSCDKSYKDPATLRQHEKTHWLTRPYPCSICGKKFTQRGTMTRHMRSHLGLKPFACDACGMRFTRQYRLTEHMRIHSGEKPYECQVCGGKFAQQRNLISHMKMHSSGTAGGGLTPDGKLKIDFSEGIYPLSKYTAEHLGLKQEKTSDLLTASQHLLADAKAMESLYPLSKLAVEHLGLTHNKIDILNQPLPPTSQQLSADSRTIDRYSPS; encoded by the coding sequence GTATTGGTCTGAAGTCGATGCTGGATGCCATGGAAGTTCCAAGTCATGCTAGGCACCTCCTCTTGCAGTTGAACACACAACGAACCAAAGGCTTCTTGTGTGATGTTATCATTGTCGTGCAGAATGCACTGTTTCGTGCTCACAAGAACATCCTGGCAGCCAGTAGCCTCTACCTTAAATCTCTTGTCGTTCATGACAACCTTATCAATCTGGACCATGAGATGGTCAGTCCAGGTGTGTTTCGAGTCATTCTTGACTATATCTACACAGGACGCTTAAGTGAAGGTGACCCCACCTCTCCAACTGAGCCAAATATAGGAGCAGTGCTGGCGGCAGCAAGTTATCTGCAGCTGCTGGATCTGGTGACTCTATGCAAGAAGAAGCTGAAGAGAAATGGGAAGTACCATTTACGTCCTACTCCTGGGTTTTTACCTTACAAGATAGGCTCCAGTGGTGTGGGGGTAGGACGGTTTCGAATATCTACCCCTGTCATCCACTCCTGCCACCCTGGAGGATTAGTTAGCACCCCTCGACCTACGCCATTAGAGGACCTGCCCCCCCTCCCACTTGCCCCCCACGTCGGCGAAATTTATGCACCAGTTACCACCCAGGGTCCACCACCTTACCCACCAGGAAAAGCATCCCTGTCACCCCAGTCAGGCCTGCGCATGCCCCCTAATGACAGGAACTGCTCGTCCGTCTTTGGCCTTGACCTGTCCAAGAAAAGTCCATGTTCCCAGTCCCAGCTTCCCTCTGGTCACCCCCATTTGATCTCCTCACTTCACCCAGAAGAGGAGCCAGAGGGGGAGCTAGATCAAAGCACTAGTCCCCTGCTCAGTCCCAACGATGGCTCCAGAAAAATGGAGACAGCCCATCATGTGGGGTCTCTCACCCCACACCCCTTCCCCCTACCCAACCATCCTCTTGCACCCCATCTTCCCCATCTGCACCGTCCTCAGGGCCAAGAACCTTACCCCTGCGCTCCTAGCCCAGAACCCATGGAGGACTCCAGAGAACAAGTCCGAGATGGGTCCAACATCTATCGGTGGGTGAAGAATGAGCCTTCTAACCcagaggatgaagatgaggaagacgAAGAGGATGGGAGTGGAGGAATGGGTGAGCAGGATAAAGAGAGACACCAGCACATGAATCACCATAAGAACAGCGAGGAAAAGCTGAACATGAATGAGCGGGGTTATGACAGAGGGACCTGCGATGATGGAGAGGATGAGAATGGGACTGGCAGCGAAGAGACAGGGAGCAGTGAGGGTCGCCCGTCTCCCCCTGTTCCGGGTGGAAGATATCACATGCCGTACGAGCCAGAGAGTTTCGGAGATAACTTGTACGTGTGCATCCCCTGCGACAAAGGCTTCCCCAGCTCAGAGCAGCTCAATGCCCATGTGGAAACCCATACTGAGGAGGAGCTAAACAATGGGAGCGAGCTGGACAACAGCAACAAACCCACCAATGTCCATGGTCCTACAAGCTTGAATAGCTCTAGAGGCCTCCACAGTCCTTTCCTAGATAGCAAATCGACGCAAAATCTCCATTCCATTGGTCTCGGGGAGATCATTCGACCCTATCGCTGTTCATCATGTGACAAGTCTTATAAAGATCCTGCCACCCTAAGGCAACATGAGAAAACCCACTGGCTGACACGCCCATATCCCTGTAGCATCTGTGGCAAGAAGTTTACCCAGCGTGGTACTATGACACGCCACATGCGCAGCCATTTGGGCCTAAAACCCTTTGCCTGTGATGCCTGCGGCATGCGCTTTACTCGCCAGTACCGTCTGACAGAACACATGCGCATCCACTCTGGAGAGAAACCCTACGAGTGCCAGGTGTGCGGGGGCAAGTTTGCTCAGCAGCGCAACCTTATCAGTCACATGAAGATGCACAGCAGCGGAACAGCTGGTGGAGGACTTACTCCTGACGGCAAGCTGAAGATAGACTTCTCTGAGGGGATTTATCCTCTGAGCAAGTACACAGCTGAGCATCTGGGTCTGAAGCAGGAGAAAACCTCAGACCTTCTCACAGCCTCTCAGCACCTGCTGGCTGACGCCAAAGCCATGGAGAGCCTCTACCCACTGTCAAAGCTGGCTGTAGAACACCTCGGCCTCACCCACAACAAGATAGACATCCTGAACCAGCCACTGCCACCCACTTCGCAGCAGCTCTCGGCAGACTCCCGCACCATTGACCGCTACTCTCCTAGCTAG